The Castor canadensis chromosome X, mCasCan1.hap1v2, whole genome shotgun sequence genome includes a region encoding these proteins:
- the LOC141419530 gene encoding uncharacterized protein isoform X2: MSVQHQTDNTKPLVQSENQASLLWTHSELENSSPWTLPEFGTILSWIVPVHVAAISLPQPDSYISKASFKIQAEKPWIQTTFQTLSTFTSFSDKVQLQATHKIATVMPWIQFKIGTLDYWTQSEYTVKLWTIFETGTIRPWIQSETNTVNPWTQPKTSTIRALTQAESQQVRCLSLPVPETVTLLSQAEMEAAKHLTMSDMNTVAPWTLTQNDTIKQMTQIESKKVLSWFQPERTIAHPWIHLETNIVRPGYNSEGNAVQTRITTETNTVRFWTSSEIKLWTQSESQAVSMWPEDSRATLWSLTQNDTITSWFQLESQRILSWAQFEGGITNPWTQQETATTKLWTQFGTLKILSWTPPDTIIYWFHTQIDSITPMSQPQTQKFQSWMQTITQVRKISPVTEVGTVIPWLQFQSNTVRSWIQLYSQTVSLGTHTEVGIIGHWTQKRIATDNLGTNSETQATRPWDKQEANTVRTRFYLQVKTVRLQTYSEFGTFSTFIRSEIGTIHHDSFMIQSKTQEVRPWTQSEIVMTRYWVLSQVVKPQTMLKGGTFTPWIQSETQPATPWTKPQVNITFFSIPVSDKFRTWIQPKTKLLHYKADIIVSLISPETGTIGKTLLIDHLDNKSKLVTFLPVETISTAHQYFITLSTEISTIERKIKSSYLQPSQLTNIFLLTLSSKWFPSIIGHKNFGSILEIIDTKGSLDVLSVSLSYLSPGFSFLVSCSLTYPCTLFPSCLVFSSCPYLSHCVFPSCFNFSSLAFSPVLLPSTSSDSQLQELSFSKFIEDTIFSHTFSTLHAPPAISLTKEFPLMPGSLSGPNYKHQSGQQPLNVSLAECRLGMIWKDNLQALWLFKTAVVSHETTECGLRPGLVSRCPNCWEAETGEFPWMVSMHLSFSHFCAGSILNEQWILTSARCANFIKSSEALALVQVGLIDLQDPTQAQTVGIHRALPYLGPKGPLGPGLIFLKQPLHFQPLVLPTCLEESLEQEKNIQLYDCWLPSWSLMRGSPGILQKRHLNILQASTCAQFWPKLNEFAFCVEAKKAMGEAGCKGDLGAPLVCHIQQKDTWVQFWQIVFLCDILCLGRL, encoded by the exons ATGTCAGTGCAACATCAGACAGATAATACCAAACCCTTGGTTCAATCTGAAAATCAAGCATCTCTTCTGTGGACACATTCTGAACTTGAAAACAGTAGTCCATGGACCTTACCTGAATTTGGAACAATCTTATCCTGGATAGTACCTGTGCATGTAGCAGCCATATCTTTGCCACAGCCTGACTCTTATATTAGCAAAGCTTCATTTAAAATTCAGGCAGAAAAACCATGGATTCAAACAACCTTTCAAACACTCAGTACTTTCACATCATTTAGTGACAAAGTACAGCTCCAGGCCACACATAAAATCGCTACAGTCATGCCATGGATCCAGTTCAAAATAGGCACATTAGACTACTGGACCCAGTCAGAATATACAGTAAAATTGTGGACTATTTTTGAAACTGGTACAATAAGACCATGgatccaaagtgaaacaaacacaGTCAACCCCTGGACCCAACCTAAAACTAGTACAATCAGAGCATTGACACAGGCTGAATCTCAACAAGTTAGGTGCTTGTCTTTGCCAGTACCTGAAACAGTGACACTATTGTCACAagctgaaatggaagcagcaaaacACTTGACCATGTCTGATATGAATACTGTTGCACCATGGACCCTAACTCAAAATGATACAATAAAGCAAATGACTCAAATTGAATCTAAAAaagttctttcttggtttcagccAGAAAGGACAATAGCCCATCCCTGGATCCACCTTGAAACTAATATAGTCAGACCTGGATACAATTCTGAAGGCAATGCTGTCCAAACAAGAATCACTACTGAAACCAATACAGTCAGATTCTGGACCTCTTCTGAAATAAAACTTTGGACCCAGTCTGAATCTCAAGCAGTAAGTATGTGGCCTGAAGATAGCAGAGCCACACTTTGGTCTCTAACTCAGAATGATACCATTACATCTTGGTTCCAATTAGAATCTCAAAGGATACTTTCTTGGGCCCAGTTTGAAGGTGGTATAACCAACCCTTGGACTCAGCAGGAAACTGCTACAACTAAACTATGGACCCAATTtggaactttaaaaattctttcctggACCCCACCTGATACAATAATATACTGGTTCCATACTCAAATAGATTCAATCACACCCATGagccagcctcaaactcaaaaaTTCCAAAGTTGGATGCAGACTATAACTCAAGTACGAAAAATTTCACCTGTGACTGAAGTTGGTACAGTAATACCTTGGTTACAGTTTCAAAGTAACACAGTTAGATCCTGGATTCAACTTTATTCCCAAACAGTGAGTCTTGGGACCCATACTGAAGTTGGTATAATTGGGCACTGGACTCAGAAAAGAATTGCTACAGATAACCTTGGGACCAACTCTGAAACTCAAGCAACCAGACCCTGGGACAAGCAGGAAGCTAACACAGTCAGAACTAGGTTCTACCTTCAAGTAAAAACTGTCAGACTGCAGACTTATTCAGAATTCGGTACGTTCAGTACTTTCATCCGATCTGAAATTGGCACAATTCATCATGATTCTTTTATGATCCAGTCAAAAACCCAAGAAGTCAGACCCTGGACCCAGTCTGAAATTGTTATGACTAGATACTGGGTTTTGTCTCAAGTAGTTAAACCACAGACAATGCtaaaaggaggaacatttacaccCTGGATCCAGTCTGAAACTCAACCAGCCACACCATGGACCAAGCCTCAAGTTAATATAACattcttttctattcctgtaTCTGATAAATTCAGAACCTGGATCCAACCTAAAACAAAACTACTGCATTACAAAGCTGACATAATTGTGTCACTGATTTCTCCTGAGACTGGAACAATTGGAAAAACTCTGCTAATTGATCATTTGGATAACAAGTCTaagcttgtaacatttttacctGTTGAGACTATTTCTACCGCACATCAGTATTTTATAACTTTGTCAACAGAGATAAGTaccatagaaagaaaaattaaaagcagttaTCTCCAGCCAAGCCAGCTCACAAACATTTTCCTTCTTACCTTGTCGAGCAAGTGGTTTCCTAGTATAATTGGTCACAAGAACTTTGGCAGCATATTAGAAATTATTGACACAAAAGGAAGCCTTGatgtcctttctgtctctcttagtTATCTTTCCCCAggcttttccttccttgtttcttgtTCTCTTACATATCCATGTACATTGTTCCCTTCCTGTTTAGTCTTTTCTTCTTGTCCTTATCTTTCACACTGTGTTTTCCCATCTTGCTTCAACTTTTCTTCTCTGGCCTTCTCTCCTGTGCTTTTGCCCTCAACCTCTTCTGATAGTCAGCTCCAGGAACTGTCTTTCTCAAAGTTTATTGAAGATACTATTTTTTCTCACACTTTCTCAACCCTGCATGCTCCTCCAGCAATAAGTTTAACAAAAGAGTTTCCCCTGATGCCTGGATCTCTATCTGGACCCAACTATAAGCATCAGTCTGGACAACAGCCTCTCAATGTTTCCCTGGCTGAGTGTCGCCTAGGTATGATTTGGAAAGACAATCTCCAGGCTCTCTGGCTCTTCAAGACAGCTGTTGTTTCTCACGAGACCACAG AGTGTGGATTACGCCCTGGCCTTGTCTCCCGTTGTCCCAATTgctgggaggcagaaacaggtgAATTTCCCTGGATGGTTTCTATGCAtctctctttctcccatttttgtGCTGGCTCTATTTTGAATGAACAGTGGATTCTTACCTCAGCAAGATGTGCCAATTTCAT AAAAAGCTCAGAAGCTCTGGCCTTGGTCCAAGTGGGTCTTATTGATCTACAGGATCCTACCCAAGCTCAGACTGTTGGTATTCATCGTGCTCTGCCCTACTTAGGACCCAAAGGACCTCTTGGACCTGGGCTAATCTTTCTGAAGCAGCCACTACATTTTCAACCCCTGGTTCTTCCTACTTGTCTGGAGGAAAGTTTGGAGCAAGAGAAGAATATACAACTGTATGACTGCTGGTTACCCAGCTGGTCCCTCATGAGAG GAAGTCCTGGAATTTTGCAAAAAAGGCACCTAAACATCCTGCAAGCCAGCACTTGTGCCCAGTTTTGGCCCAAGCTGAATGAATTTGCTTTCTGTGTGGAGGCCAAGAAAGCTATGGGGGAGGCTGGCTGTAAG GGTGACTTGGGGGCACCTTTGGTGTGCCATATACAACAAAAGGATACATGGGTACAG TTTTGGCAGATCGTATTTCTCTGCGATATACTATGCCTTGGCAGGCTATGA
- the LOC141419530 gene encoding uncharacterized protein isoform X3, whose translation MSVQHQTDNTKPLVQSENQASLLWTHSELENSSPWTLPEFGTILSWIVPVHVAAISLPQPDSYISKASFKIQAEKPWIQTTFQTLSTFTSFSDKVQLQATHKIATVMPWIQFKIGTLDYWTQSEYTVKLWTIFETGTIRPWIQSETNTVNPWTQPKTSTIRALTQAESQQVRCLSLPVPETVTLLSQAEMEAAKHLTMSDMNTVAPWTLTQNDTIKQMTQIESKKVLSWFQPERTIAHPWIHLETNIVRPGYNSEGNAVQTRITTETNTVRFWTSSEIKLWTQSESQAVSMWPEDSRATLWSLTQNDTITSWFQLESQRILSWAQFEGGITNPWTQQETATTKLWTQFGTLKILSWTPPDTIIYWFHTQIDSITPMSQPQTQKFQSWMQTITQVRKISPVTEVGTVIPWLQFQSNTVRSWIQLYSQTVSLGTHTEVGIIGHWTQKRIATDNLGTNSETQATRPWDKQEANTVRTRFYLQVKTVRLQTYSEFGTFSTFIRSEIGTIHHDSFMIQSKTQEVRPWTQSEIVMTRYWVLSQVVKPQTMLKGGTFTPWIQSETQPATPWTKPQVNITFFSIPVSDKFRTWIQPKTKLLHYKADIIVSLISPETGTIGKTLLIDHLDNKSKLVTFLPVETISTAHQYFITLSTEISTIERKIKSSYLQPSQLTNIFLLTLSSKWFPSIIGHKNFGSILEIIDTKGSLDVLSVSLSYLSPGFSFLVSCSLTYPCTLFPSCLVFSSCPYLSHCVFPSCFNFSSLAFSPVLLPSTSSDSQLQELSFSKFIEDTIFSHTFSTLHAPPAISLTKEFPLMPGSLSGPNYKHQSGQQPLNVSLAECRLGMIWKDNLQALWLFKTAVVSHETTECGLRPGLVSRCPNCWEAETGPKGPLGPGLIFLKQPLHFQPLVLPTCLEESLEQEKNIQLYDCWLPSWSLMRGSPGILQKRHLNILQASTCAQFWPKLNEFAFCVEAKKAMGEAGCKGDLGAPLVCHIQQKDTWVQVGILSHFDEHCTKPYVFSQVSPFIFWIQGVTRLSHAPWSQQGPITTSASISLSVSPARNASVLTSTTASIRPHFISLPQPQSKAQ comes from the exons ATGTCAGTGCAACATCAGACAGATAATACCAAACCCTTGGTTCAATCTGAAAATCAAGCATCTCTTCTGTGGACACATTCTGAACTTGAAAACAGTAGTCCATGGACCTTACCTGAATTTGGAACAATCTTATCCTGGATAGTACCTGTGCATGTAGCAGCCATATCTTTGCCACAGCCTGACTCTTATATTAGCAAAGCTTCATTTAAAATTCAGGCAGAAAAACCATGGATTCAAACAACCTTTCAAACACTCAGTACTTTCACATCATTTAGTGACAAAGTACAGCTCCAGGCCACACATAAAATCGCTACAGTCATGCCATGGATCCAGTTCAAAATAGGCACATTAGACTACTGGACCCAGTCAGAATATACAGTAAAATTGTGGACTATTTTTGAAACTGGTACAATAAGACCATGgatccaaagtgaaacaaacacaGTCAACCCCTGGACCCAACCTAAAACTAGTACAATCAGAGCATTGACACAGGCTGAATCTCAACAAGTTAGGTGCTTGTCTTTGCCAGTACCTGAAACAGTGACACTATTGTCACAagctgaaatggaagcagcaaaacACTTGACCATGTCTGATATGAATACTGTTGCACCATGGACCCTAACTCAAAATGATACAATAAAGCAAATGACTCAAATTGAATCTAAAAaagttctttcttggtttcagccAGAAAGGACAATAGCCCATCCCTGGATCCACCTTGAAACTAATATAGTCAGACCTGGATACAATTCTGAAGGCAATGCTGTCCAAACAAGAATCACTACTGAAACCAATACAGTCAGATTCTGGACCTCTTCTGAAATAAAACTTTGGACCCAGTCTGAATCTCAAGCAGTAAGTATGTGGCCTGAAGATAGCAGAGCCACACTTTGGTCTCTAACTCAGAATGATACCATTACATCTTGGTTCCAATTAGAATCTCAAAGGATACTTTCTTGGGCCCAGTTTGAAGGTGGTATAACCAACCCTTGGACTCAGCAGGAAACTGCTACAACTAAACTATGGACCCAATTtggaactttaaaaattctttcctggACCCCACCTGATACAATAATATACTGGTTCCATACTCAAATAGATTCAATCACACCCATGagccagcctcaaactcaaaaaTTCCAAAGTTGGATGCAGACTATAACTCAAGTACGAAAAATTTCACCTGTGACTGAAGTTGGTACAGTAATACCTTGGTTACAGTTTCAAAGTAACACAGTTAGATCCTGGATTCAACTTTATTCCCAAACAGTGAGTCTTGGGACCCATACTGAAGTTGGTATAATTGGGCACTGGACTCAGAAAAGAATTGCTACAGATAACCTTGGGACCAACTCTGAAACTCAAGCAACCAGACCCTGGGACAAGCAGGAAGCTAACACAGTCAGAACTAGGTTCTACCTTCAAGTAAAAACTGTCAGACTGCAGACTTATTCAGAATTCGGTACGTTCAGTACTTTCATCCGATCTGAAATTGGCACAATTCATCATGATTCTTTTATGATCCAGTCAAAAACCCAAGAAGTCAGACCCTGGACCCAGTCTGAAATTGTTATGACTAGATACTGGGTTTTGTCTCAAGTAGTTAAACCACAGACAATGCtaaaaggaggaacatttacaccCTGGATCCAGTCTGAAACTCAACCAGCCACACCATGGACCAAGCCTCAAGTTAATATAACattcttttctattcctgtaTCTGATAAATTCAGAACCTGGATCCAACCTAAAACAAAACTACTGCATTACAAAGCTGACATAATTGTGTCACTGATTTCTCCTGAGACTGGAACAATTGGAAAAACTCTGCTAATTGATCATTTGGATAACAAGTCTaagcttgtaacatttttacctGTTGAGACTATTTCTACCGCACATCAGTATTTTATAACTTTGTCAACAGAGATAAGTaccatagaaagaaaaattaaaagcagttaTCTCCAGCCAAGCCAGCTCACAAACATTTTCCTTCTTACCTTGTCGAGCAAGTGGTTTCCTAGTATAATTGGTCACAAGAACTTTGGCAGCATATTAGAAATTATTGACACAAAAGGAAGCCTTGatgtcctttctgtctctcttagtTATCTTTCCCCAggcttttccttccttgtttcttgtTCTCTTACATATCCATGTACATTGTTCCCTTCCTGTTTAGTCTTTTCTTCTTGTCCTTATCTTTCACACTGTGTTTTCCCATCTTGCTTCAACTTTTCTTCTCTGGCCTTCTCTCCTGTGCTTTTGCCCTCAACCTCTTCTGATAGTCAGCTCCAGGAACTGTCTTTCTCAAAGTTTATTGAAGATACTATTTTTTCTCACACTTTCTCAACCCTGCATGCTCCTCCAGCAATAAGTTTAACAAAAGAGTTTCCCCTGATGCCTGGATCTCTATCTGGACCCAACTATAAGCATCAGTCTGGACAACAGCCTCTCAATGTTTCCCTGGCTGAGTGTCGCCTAGGTATGATTTGGAAAGACAATCTCCAGGCTCTCTGGCTCTTCAAGACAGCTGTTGTTTCTCACGAGACCACAG AGTGTGGATTACGCCCTGGCCTTGTCTCCCGTTGTCCCAATTgctgggaggcagaaacag GACCCAAAGGACCTCTTGGACCTGGGCTAATCTTTCTGAAGCAGCCACTACATTTTCAACCCCTGGTTCTTCCTACTTGTCTGGAGGAAAGTTTGGAGCAAGAGAAGAATATACAACTGTATGACTGCTGGTTACCCAGCTGGTCCCTCATGAGAG GAAGTCCTGGAATTTTGCAAAAAAGGCACCTAAACATCCTGCAAGCCAGCACTTGTGCCCAGTTTTGGCCCAAGCTGAATGAATTTGCTTTCTGTGTGGAGGCCAAGAAAGCTATGGGGGAGGCTGGCTGTAAG GGTGACTTGGGGGCACCTTTGGTGTGCCATATACAACAAAAGGATACATGGGTACAGGTGGGAATCTTGAGTCACTTTGATGAACATTGCACAAAGCCCTATGTCTTCAGCCAAGTGAGCCCTTTCATTTTCTGGATCCAGGGAGTTACACGGCTCAGCCATGCACCATGGTCCCAACAAGGACCCATAACTACCTCTGCTTCCATCTCCCTTTCAGTCTCTCCTGCTAGGAATGCTTCAGTTTTAACCTCTACAACGGCTTCTATTCGGCCCCACTTCATTTCTCTGCCACAACCTCAGAGTAAGGCCCAATAA
- the LOC141419530 gene encoding uncharacterized protein isoform X1 translates to MSVQHQTDNTKPLVQSENQASLLWTHSELENSSPWTLPEFGTILSWIVPVHVAAISLPQPDSYISKASFKIQAEKPWIQTTFQTLSTFTSFSDKVQLQATHKIATVMPWIQFKIGTLDYWTQSEYTVKLWTIFETGTIRPWIQSETNTVNPWTQPKTSTIRALTQAESQQVRCLSLPVPETVTLLSQAEMEAAKHLTMSDMNTVAPWTLTQNDTIKQMTQIESKKVLSWFQPERTIAHPWIHLETNIVRPGYNSEGNAVQTRITTETNTVRFWTSSEIKLWTQSESQAVSMWPEDSRATLWSLTQNDTITSWFQLESQRILSWAQFEGGITNPWTQQETATTKLWTQFGTLKILSWTPPDTIIYWFHTQIDSITPMSQPQTQKFQSWMQTITQVRKISPVTEVGTVIPWLQFQSNTVRSWIQLYSQTVSLGTHTEVGIIGHWTQKRIATDNLGTNSETQATRPWDKQEANTVRTRFYLQVKTVRLQTYSEFGTFSTFIRSEIGTIHHDSFMIQSKTQEVRPWTQSEIVMTRYWVLSQVVKPQTMLKGGTFTPWIQSETQPATPWTKPQVNITFFSIPVSDKFRTWIQPKTKLLHYKADIIVSLISPETGTIGKTLLIDHLDNKSKLVTFLPVETISTAHQYFITLSTEISTIERKIKSSYLQPSQLTNIFLLTLSSKWFPSIIGHKNFGSILEIIDTKGSLDVLSVSLSYLSPGFSFLVSCSLTYPCTLFPSCLVFSSCPYLSHCVFPSCFNFSSLAFSPVLLPSTSSDSQLQELSFSKFIEDTIFSHTFSTLHAPPAISLTKEFPLMPGSLSGPNYKHQSGQQPLNVSLAECRLGMIWKDNLQALWLFKTAVVSHETTECGLRPGLVSRCPNCWEAETGEFPWMVSMHLSFSHFCAGSILNEQWILTSARCANFIKSSEALALVQVGLIDLQDPTQAQTVGIHRALPYLGPKGPLGPGLIFLKQPLHFQPLVLPTCLEESLEQEKNIQLYDCWLPSWSLMRGSPGILQKRHLNILQASTCAQFWPKLNEFAFCVEAKKAMGEAGCKGDLGAPLVCHIQQKDTWVQVGILSHFDEHCTKPYVFSQVSPFIFWIQGVTRLSHAPWSQQGPITTSASISLSVSPARNASVLTSTTASIRPHFISLPQPQSKAQ, encoded by the exons ATGTCAGTGCAACATCAGACAGATAATACCAAACCCTTGGTTCAATCTGAAAATCAAGCATCTCTTCTGTGGACACATTCTGAACTTGAAAACAGTAGTCCATGGACCTTACCTGAATTTGGAACAATCTTATCCTGGATAGTACCTGTGCATGTAGCAGCCATATCTTTGCCACAGCCTGACTCTTATATTAGCAAAGCTTCATTTAAAATTCAGGCAGAAAAACCATGGATTCAAACAACCTTTCAAACACTCAGTACTTTCACATCATTTAGTGACAAAGTACAGCTCCAGGCCACACATAAAATCGCTACAGTCATGCCATGGATCCAGTTCAAAATAGGCACATTAGACTACTGGACCCAGTCAGAATATACAGTAAAATTGTGGACTATTTTTGAAACTGGTACAATAAGACCATGgatccaaagtgaaacaaacacaGTCAACCCCTGGACCCAACCTAAAACTAGTACAATCAGAGCATTGACACAGGCTGAATCTCAACAAGTTAGGTGCTTGTCTTTGCCAGTACCTGAAACAGTGACACTATTGTCACAagctgaaatggaagcagcaaaacACTTGACCATGTCTGATATGAATACTGTTGCACCATGGACCCTAACTCAAAATGATACAATAAAGCAAATGACTCAAATTGAATCTAAAAaagttctttcttggtttcagccAGAAAGGACAATAGCCCATCCCTGGATCCACCTTGAAACTAATATAGTCAGACCTGGATACAATTCTGAAGGCAATGCTGTCCAAACAAGAATCACTACTGAAACCAATACAGTCAGATTCTGGACCTCTTCTGAAATAAAACTTTGGACCCAGTCTGAATCTCAAGCAGTAAGTATGTGGCCTGAAGATAGCAGAGCCACACTTTGGTCTCTAACTCAGAATGATACCATTACATCTTGGTTCCAATTAGAATCTCAAAGGATACTTTCTTGGGCCCAGTTTGAAGGTGGTATAACCAACCCTTGGACTCAGCAGGAAACTGCTACAACTAAACTATGGACCCAATTtggaactttaaaaattctttcctggACCCCACCTGATACAATAATATACTGGTTCCATACTCAAATAGATTCAATCACACCCATGagccagcctcaaactcaaaaaTTCCAAAGTTGGATGCAGACTATAACTCAAGTACGAAAAATTTCACCTGTGACTGAAGTTGGTACAGTAATACCTTGGTTACAGTTTCAAAGTAACACAGTTAGATCCTGGATTCAACTTTATTCCCAAACAGTGAGTCTTGGGACCCATACTGAAGTTGGTATAATTGGGCACTGGACTCAGAAAAGAATTGCTACAGATAACCTTGGGACCAACTCTGAAACTCAAGCAACCAGACCCTGGGACAAGCAGGAAGCTAACACAGTCAGAACTAGGTTCTACCTTCAAGTAAAAACTGTCAGACTGCAGACTTATTCAGAATTCGGTACGTTCAGTACTTTCATCCGATCTGAAATTGGCACAATTCATCATGATTCTTTTATGATCCAGTCAAAAACCCAAGAAGTCAGACCCTGGACCCAGTCTGAAATTGTTATGACTAGATACTGGGTTTTGTCTCAAGTAGTTAAACCACAGACAATGCtaaaaggaggaacatttacaccCTGGATCCAGTCTGAAACTCAACCAGCCACACCATGGACCAAGCCTCAAGTTAATATAACattcttttctattcctgtaTCTGATAAATTCAGAACCTGGATCCAACCTAAAACAAAACTACTGCATTACAAAGCTGACATAATTGTGTCACTGATTTCTCCTGAGACTGGAACAATTGGAAAAACTCTGCTAATTGATCATTTGGATAACAAGTCTaagcttgtaacatttttacctGTTGAGACTATTTCTACCGCACATCAGTATTTTATAACTTTGTCAACAGAGATAAGTaccatagaaagaaaaattaaaagcagttaTCTCCAGCCAAGCCAGCTCACAAACATTTTCCTTCTTACCTTGTCGAGCAAGTGGTTTCCTAGTATAATTGGTCACAAGAACTTTGGCAGCATATTAGAAATTATTGACACAAAAGGAAGCCTTGatgtcctttctgtctctcttagtTATCTTTCCCCAggcttttccttccttgtttcttgtTCTCTTACATATCCATGTACATTGTTCCCTTCCTGTTTAGTCTTTTCTTCTTGTCCTTATCTTTCACACTGTGTTTTCCCATCTTGCTTCAACTTTTCTTCTCTGGCCTTCTCTCCTGTGCTTTTGCCCTCAACCTCTTCTGATAGTCAGCTCCAGGAACTGTCTTTCTCAAAGTTTATTGAAGATACTATTTTTTCTCACACTTTCTCAACCCTGCATGCTCCTCCAGCAATAAGTTTAACAAAAGAGTTTCCCCTGATGCCTGGATCTCTATCTGGACCCAACTATAAGCATCAGTCTGGACAACAGCCTCTCAATGTTTCCCTGGCTGAGTGTCGCCTAGGTATGATTTGGAAAGACAATCTCCAGGCTCTCTGGCTCTTCAAGACAGCTGTTGTTTCTCACGAGACCACAG AGTGTGGATTACGCCCTGGCCTTGTCTCCCGTTGTCCCAATTgctgggaggcagaaacaggtgAATTTCCCTGGATGGTTTCTATGCAtctctctttctcccatttttgtGCTGGCTCTATTTTGAATGAACAGTGGATTCTTACCTCAGCAAGATGTGCCAATTTCAT AAAAAGCTCAGAAGCTCTGGCCTTGGTCCAAGTGGGTCTTATTGATCTACAGGATCCTACCCAAGCTCAGACTGTTGGTATTCATCGTGCTCTGCCCTACTTAGGACCCAAAGGACCTCTTGGACCTGGGCTAATCTTTCTGAAGCAGCCACTACATTTTCAACCCCTGGTTCTTCCTACTTGTCTGGAGGAAAGTTTGGAGCAAGAGAAGAATATACAACTGTATGACTGCTGGTTACCCAGCTGGTCCCTCATGAGAG GAAGTCCTGGAATTTTGCAAAAAAGGCACCTAAACATCCTGCAAGCCAGCACTTGTGCCCAGTTTTGGCCCAAGCTGAATGAATTTGCTTTCTGTGTGGAGGCCAAGAAAGCTATGGGGGAGGCTGGCTGTAAG GGTGACTTGGGGGCACCTTTGGTGTGCCATATACAACAAAAGGATACATGGGTACAGGTGGGAATCTTGAGTCACTTTGATGAACATTGCACAAAGCCCTATGTCTTCAGCCAAGTGAGCCCTTTCATTTTCTGGATCCAGGGAGTTACACGGCTCAGCCATGCACCATGGTCCCAACAAGGACCCATAACTACCTCTGCTTCCATCTCCCTTTCAGTCTCTCCTGCTAGGAATGCTTCAGTTTTAACCTCTACAACGGCTTCTATTCGGCCCCACTTCATTTCTCTGCCACAACCTCAGAGTAAGGCCCAATAA
- the LOC141419530 gene encoding serine protease 55-like isoform X5 — protein sequence MNSGFLPQQDVPISCKSGKSSEALALVQVGLIDLQDPTQAQTVGIHRALPYLGPKGPLGPGLIFLKQPLHFQPLVLPTCLEESLEQEKNIQLYDCWLPSWSLMRGSPGILQKRHLNILQASTCAQFWPKLNEFAFCVEAKKAMGEAGCKGDLGAPLVCHIQQKDTWVQVGILSHFDEHCTKPYVFSQVSPFIFWIQGVTRLSHAPWSQQGPITTSASISLSVSPARNASVLTSTTASIRPHFISLPQPQSKAQ from the exons ATGAACAGTGGATTCTTACCTCAGCAAGATGTGCCAATTTCATGTAAGTCTGG AAAAAGCTCAGAAGCTCTGGCCTTGGTCCAAGTGGGTCTTATTGATCTACAGGATCCTACCCAAGCTCAGACTGTTGGTATTCATCGTGCTCTGCCCTACTTAGGACCCAAAGGACCTCTTGGACCTGGGCTAATCTTTCTGAAGCAGCCACTACATTTTCAACCCCTGGTTCTTCCTACTTGTCTGGAGGAAAGTTTGGAGCAAGAGAAGAATATACAACTGTATGACTGCTGGTTACCCAGCTGGTCCCTCATGAGAG GAAGTCCTGGAATTTTGCAAAAAAGGCACCTAAACATCCTGCAAGCCAGCACTTGTGCCCAGTTTTGGCCCAAGCTGAATGAATTTGCTTTCTGTGTGGAGGCCAAGAAAGCTATGGGGGAGGCTGGCTGTAAG GGTGACTTGGGGGCACCTTTGGTGTGCCATATACAACAAAAGGATACATGGGTACAGGTGGGAATCTTGAGTCACTTTGATGAACATTGCACAAAGCCCTATGTCTTCAGCCAAGTGAGCCCTTTCATTTTCTGGATCCAGGGAGTTACACGGCTCAGCCATGCACCATGGTCCCAACAAGGACCCATAACTACCTCTGCTTCCATCTCCCTTTCAGTCTCTCCTGCTAGGAATGCTTCAGTTTTAACCTCTACAACGGCTTCTATTCGGCCCCACTTCATTTCTCTGCCACAACCTCAGAGTAAGGCCCAATAA